atgagggtgtgagggggaacccatgcgatcgcatgaggccctctTACAGCTCATGTTCGATTGTTTGATGCACAGacgatttatattaatatttaatatataatatatttaatttatataattacttatatattatattatattatatttacgttcatggtaaaaatataatttttactcacatgacacggacgttgtctctcgactcatgtctcggttccggtttctcgaacgaccTTTCGTACGTTTAGGAAACTaacacttttcgttacgcgacgtgtaccttttataaAAATTAGACTTTAACGTCGATGAAtcatattataataaatgtaacttatatatttgagcgttgtggtcatttacttctataaatcaggggctcgctgtttatcaaaatatattattttaactcaggatgttttatgaccaagttaaaatatatagatacatatatatatatatatatatatatatatatatatatatatatatatatatatatatatatatatatatatatatatatatatatatatatatatatatttagaattgtaaattcatACTTTATATGTATGTTTGAAATATTAATCAagtaatataatatttagtctctcaaactatttatatttcaaagttcgttttaaattccgtttagaaaataatataatacttatcgtttatactttataacttaatTTTGATATACTTCGTTTATGCGCCATTATTTTAACTTCTAAAATGTTCTAAATAATATGACTAAGTATCCATCGAAACAATAACCAATTGTTACAATCGTTcatttaactaatttgaaaacatatatatttaatgaacatgttttaaatacaatttgcgagttttctatatatttaacaactaaTCTCCTAGTTCACGTTATTTAAACAAGGACGTTTAAATTATCAAGTTCCATTATATCATAAAGCGTTTTCGCACGTTTAGAAAATAAATCAATCGAGTTTTATggaattcaatcttccactatcctttgtctaacactcaatgattgacaatttgtttttactcgtaaatcactttatcattttctgaatattgttaaaatgggaagATTTCTCAAATCGATGTGGAccactcaacagagactcgtaatcacaattcaatgtatctgataattcaatcattcgatattatcttctaattccgatgATAACTATTTTTGAAATAATTACGTTcgtttaaagtattatacgtttaaatactttgttgacattttcaagttataatatgtatatatacacatatacatatataatcatatacgttcatttaatggttcgtgaatcattggaatttgatcgaggttTATATGAATGTACAAACATAGTTTAAaactcttgagattcaacttaacaacctttgcttatcgtgtcggaataatataaagataaagtttaaatttgttcggaaatttctgggtcatcatatCGAACTCACAACTTTAAAGTCGATTAGTTACTTCAGTACCGTCAGGCCATAATACATATACCCAATTATAGCTATTTATCAATACTAGAGACTTATATCAGATAACCTTTGAGTGGGTATAGCTATTATAGATTTCCTTTTCTTCGTAACATATCCAATCTCTTCAGAAAGCTCGAATTCTTCAACTTTAGACAACCTCAAGTTGAACGAATGCAAAAATGATGCTAATATATGTATCAACATCTTATTCCCCATTTGGATTTCTGGGCATATTCTCCTCCCTGATCCAAATGTAATATACTTCAAATTAATTTCCTTGTAATCCCATTTAGTGTTCCAGAATCTTTTGGGCTTGAACTTTAATGGATCGTTTGAGTTTTTTGGGACCCCAATGGATCGCCCAAACATTGATAAAACAATAGTTCCCTTTGGAATCAAGTATCCTGACACCATGCAAGATTCGTTAAGAGATCTGGTATTAGTTGAGGAACTGGAGGATGTAGTCTAAATGTCTCTTTGATAAATGCATCTAAATATAATATGTTTGGTAGATGAGATTCTTCAACAATGTTCGTAGCACCAATGAATTCTTTTATTTCATTCTGAACCTTTTGCATTACATATGGTTTACGTAAGATCTCTGCCATAACCCATTTAACCATTATTGAATGCCTGCAACCAGTAGGTTCTGTTATAACAATTTTCATTTTGTATTAGTAAAGATTGTATTCATTGACCCTGGT
This window of the Rutidosis leptorrhynchoides isolate AG116_Rl617_1_P2 chromosome 7, CSIRO_AGI_Rlap_v1, whole genome shotgun sequence genome carries:
- the LOC139860034 gene encoding cytochrome P450 76C3-like — translated: MFGRSIGVPKNSNDPLKFKPKRFWNTKWDYKEINLKYITFGSGRRICPEIQMGNKMLIHILASFLHSFNLRLSKVEEFELSEEIGYVTKKRKSIIAIPTQRLSDISL